The following proteins are encoded in a genomic region of Microscilla marina ATCC 23134:
- a CDS encoding iron-containing alcohol dehydrogenase, whose protein sequence is MNNFELYVPTKLVFGEGEIKKLTDLVPKGKKVLMLYGGGSIKKNGVYDQVTEALSSHKVVEFSGIEANPQYQTLLKALEIIKNENIGFLLAVGGGSVIDGTKFLSSAVLYEGDTPWDILANRIRTYEGLPFGTVLTLPATGSEMNSGAVVSRKETQEKLTMGGPGLFPQFSICDPTVIRSLPQRQLANGVADAYTHVMEQYMTYPANAFLQDRISEGILQTLIEVAPKVLTDPNDYVAASNFMWSCTMALNSYIQKGVPTDWSVHMIAHELTAHYGIDHARTLAIILPSAYTKKFDQKKEKLAQYAERVFNIQTGTVEEKAKVAIQKTEEFFHSLGIKTKLSDYTDNYQGFGDTVAENLKAHGMVKLGEHRDITPEVAAEIVEMAY, encoded by the coding sequence ATGAACAATTTTGAATTATATGTACCCACAAAGCTGGTTTTTGGCGAAGGCGAGATAAAGAAACTAACCGACCTTGTACCCAAAGGCAAGAAGGTACTAATGCTGTATGGTGGCGGAAGCATTAAAAAAAATGGTGTTTATGACCAAGTAACCGAGGCACTGAGCAGTCACAAGGTAGTAGAGTTTAGCGGCATTGAGGCTAACCCACAATACCAAACTTTGCTCAAAGCATTGGAAATTATTAAAAACGAAAATATAGGCTTCTTGCTTGCTGTAGGCGGTGGATCGGTCATAGATGGCACCAAGTTTTTATCATCAGCAGTATTATATGAAGGCGATACTCCCTGGGACATACTCGCCAACCGTATTCGTACTTACGAGGGTTTGCCCTTTGGTACAGTACTTACCTTGCCTGCCACAGGCAGCGAAATGAACAGTGGCGCAGTAGTGAGCCGCAAAGAAACCCAAGAAAAGCTGACAATGGGTGGACCTGGCTTGTTTCCACAATTCTCTATTTGTGACCCTACCGTTATTCGATCTTTGCCTCAACGCCAACTTGCCAATGGAGTGGCAGATGCCTATACCCACGTAATGGAGCAATATATGACTTACCCGGCAAACGCGTTTTTGCAAGACCGTATTTCTGAGGGTATTTTGCAAACCCTGATTGAAGTAGCACCCAAGGTTTTGACCGATCCTAACGACTACGTGGCAGCATCTAACTTTATGTGGTCTTGTACAATGGCGCTCAATAGTTACATTCAGAAAGGAGTGCCTACTGACTGGAGCGTGCACATGATCGCTCACGAACTTACTGCTCACTATGGCATTGACCACGCCCGTACGCTGGCGATTATTTTACCCAGTGCTTACACCAAAAAGTTTGATCAAAAGAAAGAAAAGCTTGCCCAGTATGCCGAACGGGTTTTTAATATACAAACCGGAACTGTGGAAGAAAAAGCTAAAGTAGCCATTCAAAAAACCGAGGAGTTTTTCCACTCTCTGGGCATTAAAACCAAACTAAGCGACTACACTGACAATTATCAAGGTTTTGGTGATACAGTAGCCGAGAATTTGAAAGCCCACGGCATGGTAAAACTAGGCGAACACCGCGACATTACGCCTGAAGTAGCTGCCGAAATTGTGGAAATGGCTTACTAA
- a CDS encoding helix-turn-helix domain-containing protein — translation MKDNYGIGDRIFAIRRKLKLSQQDVADKVGVSRPSLSQMETGTIAVSLHAIMKFVSLFNTTYEWLLTGKGDMFASEEERLEYLDPKILQEKISYLEELLKTKEALIFAKDAQIKLLEEKLERK, via the coding sequence ATGAAAGATAACTATGGTATTGGCGACCGAATATTCGCCATTAGACGAAAATTAAAGTTAAGTCAACAAGATGTGGCAGATAAAGTAGGAGTTTCCCGTCCGTCGCTTTCGCAAATGGAAACAGGTACAATTGCTGTATCTTTGCATGCCATCATGAAGTTTGTAAGCTTGTTTAATACTACTTATGAGTGGTTATTGACGGGTAAAGGTGATATGTTTGCTTCAGAAGAGGAGCGCCTGGAGTACCTGGATCCTAAGATTTTGCAAGAGAAGATAAGCTATCTTGAAGAGCTACTTAAGACTAAAGAAGCACTAATTTTTGCCAAAGATGCACAGATTAAGTTATTGGAAGAAAAGCTGGAGAGAAAGTAA
- a CDS encoding leucine-rich repeat domain-containing protein, with amino-acid sequence MTDQAKQKLQVAFEQELPSLDLSNCALTSMPVMLSEMPWLTKLNLSKNPFTNLDLTPFSCLPNMEVLYLESLQLNSFPETLQLLTKLKNLHLANNNIVKLDEMIDKLPNLTKLRNGVKINFYSLIKYFVARRGTAISSGY; translated from the coding sequence ATGACAGATCAGGCGAAGCAAAAACTTCAAGTGGCTTTTGAGCAAGAGTTGCCATCACTTGACTTAAGTAATTGTGCTCTAACCAGTATGCCTGTAATGCTTAGTGAGATGCCTTGGCTTACTAAATTAAACCTAAGCAAAAACCCTTTTACCAACCTTGATTTAACTCCATTCAGTTGCTTACCTAATATGGAGGTTTTATACCTCGAAAGCCTACAGTTGAATAGTTTCCCTGAGACTTTACAATTATTAACTAAACTTAAAAACCTCCATCTTGCCAATAACAACATTGTCAAGCTTGACGAAATGATTGATAAGTTGCCTAACCTGACCAAACTTAGGAATGGTGTAAAAATAAATTTCTATAGTTTAATAAAATATTTTGTTGCTAGACGCGGCACGGCAATATCCAGTGGATATTGA
- a CDS encoding leucine-rich repeat domain-containing protein, with product MHKLQYLDLGGIKGNALTQMPDALFELTALVTLDLSANYIHQVPQQIQQLQQLQRLVLRRNRLTQLPNAITTLQKIQVLDVSDFPHVCSGKQIIDVIT from the coding sequence TTGCACAAGCTCCAATACCTTGATCTGGGGGGAATCAAAGGCAATGCGCTTACTCAAATGCCTGATGCCCTCTTCGAACTGACCGCGTTGGTTACTTTAGATTTAAGTGCCAATTATATTCATCAAGTGCCCCAACAAATACAACAGCTGCAGCAATTGCAAAGGTTGGTTTTACGTCGTAATAGGCTAACCCAATTGCCCAATGCTATCACAACATTACAAAAAATTCAGGTACTTGATGTATCCGACTTTCCGCACGTATGTTCGGGAAAACAAATAATTGATGTAATCACTTGA
- a CDS encoding IS1634 family transposase translates to MQSFPISKNLDHLGLVSGMCDRLNLSSKIDELLPNTNGLHQVSTGTCVKALILNGLGFAERRLYLSPHFFSDKPVAHLLGENLSAEMFNDDRLGRCLDDLYAFGVSELFSHLAAQSYEILGLSEEVDSEFRHLDATSFGLEGQYNSELNEAEVSCLHITQGYSRDHRPDLNQVMLNLVVENSSGIPLLMEGLHGNTSDQTSFGQTIDDYVERLQNNGQPICWVADSALYTEETIGKISGRHYWITRVPSKLTAVQELLLQVQPEHMQFFTEEKLKNYRYQKVCNSYGGVRQEWMVVFSEAGYKRDVHSLKKRYLKKSSEEHQDFIKLCKKVFSCKQDAEKAWEQFSKKCQYLSIEDLNFQQVKGFKKPGKPPKGAQKQTIGYRITGCPLTKLTHYEQLRQKQGKFVIASNDTAQRWGNGHKLLAYKGQSNVEKGFRFLKDKAFLADSFFVKKPERLEAILMIMALSLMVYAALERELRKNLQQEKEFVLDQTKKETQKPTMKWIFEFFRGIHCLWVNQEQPMLILNMNEMHTKVIRLLGQEVRKYYLLE, encoded by the coding sequence ATGCAATCATTTCCCATAAGTAAAAACCTTGACCACTTAGGGTTGGTAAGTGGCATGTGTGATCGTTTAAACTTGAGCTCTAAAATAGATGAGCTTTTACCTAACACCAATGGGCTTCATCAAGTAAGCACAGGTACTTGCGTCAAAGCCTTGATTTTAAATGGTTTAGGTTTTGCCGAGCGTCGCTTATACCTGAGTCCTCATTTTTTTTCTGATAAGCCTGTTGCTCACTTATTAGGAGAAAATCTAAGCGCAGAAATGTTCAATGATGATCGTCTTGGTCGTTGCTTGGATGATTTGTATGCCTTTGGTGTAAGTGAGTTATTCAGCCATTTGGCTGCACAGAGTTATGAAATACTGGGTTTGTCAGAAGAAGTAGACTCAGAGTTTCGCCACTTGGATGCGACCAGTTTTGGGTTGGAAGGGCAATATAATAGTGAACTTAACGAAGCAGAGGTTTCTTGCCTTCACATCACCCAAGGTTACAGCCGGGATCACCGCCCTGACCTAAATCAGGTAATGCTTAACTTGGTAGTAGAAAACTCCTCAGGCATACCTTTGCTTATGGAAGGTTTGCATGGCAATACAAGTGACCAAACAAGCTTTGGTCAAACCATTGATGATTATGTAGAACGTTTGCAGAATAATGGTCAGCCTATATGTTGGGTGGCAGATAGTGCCTTATACACTGAGGAAACCATCGGTAAAATCTCAGGTCGGCATTATTGGATCACCCGTGTTCCTTCCAAGCTTACTGCTGTTCAAGAATTACTCCTACAGGTACAGCCAGAGCATATGCAATTCTTCACAGAAGAAAAATTGAAAAACTACCGCTACCAGAAAGTATGCAACAGCTATGGAGGTGTAAGACAAGAATGGATGGTTGTCTTTTCTGAGGCAGGTTATAAGCGAGATGTTCATAGTTTGAAAAAACGTTACCTAAAAAAAAGCAGTGAAGAGCACCAAGACTTTATCAAGCTTTGCAAAAAGGTTTTTAGCTGTAAACAGGATGCAGAAAAAGCCTGGGAACAATTTTCAAAAAAGTGCCAGTACTTGTCAATAGAAGACCTGAATTTTCAACAAGTCAAGGGGTTTAAAAAACCAGGTAAACCTCCCAAAGGAGCTCAAAAACAGACCATAGGGTATCGTATTACAGGGTGTCCACTAACCAAACTCACACACTATGAACAACTAAGACAAAAACAGGGCAAGTTTGTGATTGCTTCCAATGATACAGCACAAAGGTGGGGGAATGGACATAAACTACTGGCTTACAAAGGACAATCTAATGTCGAGAAAGGTTTTAGGTTTTTGAAAGATAAAGCTTTCCTTGCTGATAGCTTCTTTGTAAAAAAGCCAGAGAGACTTGAAGCTATACTCATGATTATGGCATTGTCGCTGATGGTGTATGCAGCTTTGGAGAGAGAATTAAGAAAAAACCTGCAGCAGGAAAAGGAGTTTGTCCTGGATCAAACTAAAAAAGAAACTCAAAAACCCACAATGAAATGGATTTTCGAGTTTTTTAGAGGCATTCACTGCTTGTGGGTTAATCAAGAACAACCTATGCTCATTCTTAATATGAATGAGATGCATACAAAGGTCATTAGGTTACTGGGGCAAGAAGTTAGGAAATACTATCTCCTTGAATAA
- a CDS encoding SpoIIE family protein phosphatase, with protein sequence MRSYLIYIFICLCGTHLSVVGQNNAIRNTSEFLIKNKGIPFIKNFTPKDYKASNQNWAITQDNRGVMYFGNNNGILEFDGSNWRLIELPNKSVVRALTKDDQGRIYVGALSEIGYLAPDSLGKMEYKSLLPLLPKNERNFNDMWNIYLGSDAIYMISFTGVYIFPKDLKNAKGKVKVIRPSKGKQFHRAYLVNDQFYAREWDKGLLKLKGDKLELVPDGEKFTKERIYSLLPFADNKILVATRTEGFYIYDGQTFTPWRTDLTPFFNKAEIYNASFLHNKYYVFTTLNSGVVVLDTAGNPVQLVDQPKGLISNSVYYAYLDYNQNLWLGCENAISMLQIGLPISVFDQRMGVEGGTNDIHFYNDRLYVATNQGLYFKNWDGKSDILQPASNRFQLMTNSSGQTWSFFELDGKLRAGHFDGVLGIHNQRIRKVYQGQNHAMSFVRMPDEKMLVAGAEGLEMYNIKNREQWTKIKTYPQYPNTFDQYHYLQQDQSGTFWSSHENAGIFSFRLGKNDSLNKLTKYNAKKYGLPSNLNNRIFKIAGRVVFATEKGIYSFNKAKNKFVKDTLDRYVPNGERVFFLAEDHQGNVWCQIGDKIAVLKKSGEKYVPNYNHFAPLKGANVYCISTLKSGEVLMGTSEGIIHYSGDLDRNYNVSFSTFLQKVELENSEGRDSLIFAGIFSSKQGQTFDKQPKNLVKVFPFKFNNFRFAFSTPYYTQSETIQYSYYLENFDQKWSTWVNHKEKEYTNLPEGTYTFHLKARNVYGIESPAMSYSFIITPPWYRTVWAYIGFCLMALLLLWGVIWLNTRRLRQQKDFLELKVEERTTEISNKNKILEEQKEEIISKNEALEYQKEEITAKNVELETQKEEMMAQAEVLKSVNRELTQQKDEIERQRDEIELQRDSIQHQKNEIELQKNEIEEKKDEIEKQHSVLEKTNQIIHRKNQDITASIRYAQTIQQAILPFEERIKQLLGNHFVIYRPKDIVSGDFYWLDNLDDKVLVAAVDCTGHGVPGAFMSMIGYTLLNEIVSDRRIVQPAQVLEELHALTRLALRQESQANSDGMDLCLCMLEPLDEQQVQVTFAGAKRPLYYTPKNSHQIIEIKGNRHSIGGGKYSDAPKFTQQAFAVEKGSVLYLTTDGLIDQNNQERKKFGTARFQQLLKECASLPLNVQEEKLINALDQHQTGTEQRDDITVLAIEV encoded by the coding sequence ATGAGAAGCTATCTTATATATATATTTATTTGTTTATGTGGCACCCACCTGTCTGTGGTAGGGCAAAACAATGCCATAAGGAATACATCCGAGTTTTTGATCAAAAACAAAGGCATTCCTTTCATTAAAAATTTTACTCCAAAAGATTATAAGGCATCTAACCAAAACTGGGCAATCACTCAAGATAATAGAGGGGTGATGTATTTTGGTAACAACAATGGAATACTAGAGTTTGATGGGAGCAATTGGCGTTTGATAGAGCTACCCAATAAATCGGTAGTAAGGGCACTGACCAAAGACGATCAAGGGCGAATTTATGTAGGTGCCTTAAGCGAAATTGGTTATCTGGCGCCCGACTCACTGGGCAAAATGGAGTATAAGTCATTGTTACCTTTACTGCCCAAAAATGAAAGAAATTTTAACGATATGTGGAATATATATTTGGGTTCTGACGCCATTTATATGATTAGTTTCACAGGAGTTTATATTTTTCCAAAAGACCTGAAAAACGCCAAAGGCAAAGTAAAAGTCATTCGCCCTAGTAAAGGCAAACAATTCCATCGGGCATACCTGGTCAATGATCAGTTTTATGCCAGAGAGTGGGATAAGGGTTTATTGAAGCTCAAGGGGGATAAACTGGAACTGGTACCGGACGGCGAAAAATTTACCAAAGAACGCATCTACAGCCTACTGCCTTTTGCCGATAATAAAATACTGGTGGCTACCCGAACTGAAGGCTTTTATATATACGATGGGCAAACTTTTACCCCTTGGCGAACCGACCTTACTCCCTTTTTTAACAAAGCCGAGATATACAATGCTTCTTTTTTGCACAACAAATATTATGTTTTTACTACCCTTAACTCTGGAGTAGTAGTGTTGGATACTGCTGGCAATCCTGTACAACTGGTAGACCAACCCAAGGGACTTATCAGCAATTCGGTGTATTATGCTTACCTTGACTACAACCAAAACTTATGGCTAGGTTGCGAAAATGCCATCTCTATGTTACAAATTGGCTTGCCAATCTCTGTGTTTGACCAAAGAATGGGAGTAGAAGGAGGAACTAATGACATACACTTTTATAATGATCGTTTGTATGTGGCCACCAATCAGGGGTTATATTTCAAAAACTGGGATGGAAAAAGTGATATTTTACAACCTGCCTCTAACCGCTTTCAATTGATGACAAACTCTTCGGGGCAAACCTGGAGCTTTTTTGAGCTGGATGGTAAGCTTCGGGCAGGTCATTTTGATGGGGTATTGGGTATACACAACCAACGCATACGAAAGGTATACCAAGGTCAAAATCACGCAATGAGTTTTGTACGTATGCCTGATGAAAAAATGTTGGTAGCAGGGGCTGAGGGCCTGGAAATGTACAACATAAAAAACCGTGAACAGTGGACAAAAATCAAGACCTACCCCCAGTATCCCAATACATTTGATCAATACCACTACCTACAGCAAGACCAAAGCGGTACGTTTTGGTCTTCGCACGAAAACGCAGGCATTTTCAGTTTCCGGTTGGGCAAAAATGATAGCCTGAATAAGCTGACTAAGTACAATGCCAAAAAGTACGGATTGCCCTCTAACCTCAACAACCGTATTTTTAAAATAGCTGGTAGAGTAGTGTTTGCCACTGAAAAGGGGATTTATTCGTTTAATAAAGCAAAAAATAAATTTGTAAAAGATACTTTAGACCGCTATGTGCCCAATGGTGAAAGGGTGTTTTTTCTTGCCGAAGACCATCAAGGCAATGTGTGGTGCCAGATAGGTGATAAAATAGCTGTTCTGAAAAAGTCAGGTGAAAAGTATGTACCTAATTACAACCATTTTGCCCCATTAAAAGGTGCCAATGTGTACTGTATTTCGACGCTCAAAAGTGGGGAGGTATTGATGGGAACTTCAGAGGGGATTATCCACTATAGTGGCGATCTTGACCGAAACTATAATGTTAGTTTTTCTACTTTTTTACAAAAGGTAGAGCTGGAAAATTCGGAAGGGCGTGACTCTTTGATTTTTGCAGGTATATTTAGCTCCAAGCAAGGGCAAACATTTGACAAACAACCCAAAAATTTGGTCAAGGTTTTTCCCTTCAAATTTAACAATTTCCGGTTTGCATTCAGTACACCTTACTATACCCAATCAGAAACTATTCAATACAGCTATTACCTGGAGAATTTTGACCAAAAGTGGTCGACTTGGGTAAACCACAAAGAAAAAGAATACACCAATTTGCCCGAAGGAACGTACACTTTTCATTTAAAAGCCCGCAATGTATATGGCATAGAGAGTCCCGCAATGTCTTATAGTTTTATAATTACACCCCCTTGGTATCGCACAGTATGGGCTTATATAGGCTTTTGCCTGATGGCACTGTTGTTATTGTGGGGAGTGATTTGGCTCAATACGCGTCGTTTGCGGCAACAAAAAGATTTTTTAGAGCTTAAGGTAGAAGAAAGAACAACCGAAATAAGCAACAAAAATAAAATTCTGGAGGAGCAAAAAGAAGAGATTATTTCTAAAAACGAAGCCCTGGAATATCAAAAAGAAGAAATTACGGCAAAAAATGTAGAGCTCGAAACCCAAAAAGAAGAAATGATGGCTCAAGCAGAAGTGCTTAAGTCGGTTAATCGTGAACTTACCCAACAAAAAGATGAGATTGAACGTCAAAGAGATGAGATTGAATTGCAACGTGATAGCATACAACATCAAAAAAATGAAATTGAGTTGCAAAAAAACGAAATTGAGGAGAAAAAAGACGAAATAGAAAAGCAGCACAGCGTACTCGAAAAAACCAATCAGATTATTCATCGAAAAAACCAGGACATTACTGCCAGTATTAGGTATGCTCAAACAATTCAACAGGCAATACTGCCTTTTGAGGAGCGAATTAAACAATTGTTGGGAAATCATTTTGTGATTTATCGCCCTAAGGATATTGTATCAGGTGATTTTTATTGGCTCGACAACTTAGATGATAAAGTATTGGTAGCTGCGGTAGACTGTACCGGACACGGAGTGCCAGGGGCATTTATGAGTATGATTGGCTATACCTTGCTCAACGAAATAGTAAGCGATCGACGCATAGTACAACCTGCGCAGGTGCTGGAAGAACTACACGCGCTTACCCGCTTGGCTTTGCGACAAGAATCACAGGCAAACTCTGATGGAATGGATTTATGCTTGTGTATGCTAGAGCCATTGGATGAGCAACAGGTTCAGGTAACTTTTGCTGGTGCCAAACGTCCATTATACTATACCCCAAAAAATAGCCACCAGATAATAGAAATAAAAGGAAACAGGCACTCTATTGGTGGAGGTAAATACTCTGATGCCCCCAAGTTTACTCAGCAAGCATTTGCTGTAGAAAAAGGCTCAGTACTTTATTTAACTACCGATGGGCTCATAGATCAAAACAATCAAGAAAGAAAGAAATTTGGTACAGCTCGTTTCCAACAACTTCTGAAAGAGTGTGCCTCGCTTCCGTTAAATGTTCAGGAAGAAAAACTTATCAATGCCCTTGACCAACACCAGACAGGTACAGAACAACGAGATGATATTACAGTACTTGCAATAGAGGTGTAA
- a CDS encoding SpoIIE family protein phosphatase, with translation MLKLAKSFHNLSIRYKLFIPLLAVMLIIIASQFVMRGFNSESVEETNNWINIAGRNRSLSIKILSLSQQIAHGDQSAKKELGTTIAELETALRVLQLGGEVVFNNKVVHLKPVESSVLPLFNTLQKDWQAYQDQILKINTESFGKYTPAQQRVIIQKAVAANNKFTATSNFIIEKVNLTNRASQQKVAEMRRLVILSNVFILLLVIYIFWKYAFRPLHKLSEVANNMVLGNLEEVLDIDQKDEIGRIANATAELAYNLKEVKTFVKHLGQGNYDVQLEMETKNRVIAEGSLFMTLVVARDRLRQLMEENQKQTWTSHGLAEFGDTLSAGNTDLKDLTSSVISQLVKYMNGNQGGLFLLNEIKETADKPAQKQLELVSCYGYSEKRRKDRKILLDDNFGGGLLGQALIEKGTIHQIKVPADYFEVSLGMDEIANGNILIVPLISNQVEIGVLEIGSFIEFENHQIEFVENLADRIASTILNIQAGVKTTYLLMEAEEQKDILQAQEEEMRQNVEELRSIHEVMEKKQKELELQNQRIKSSELVLKKALKQLGEQKIELEETNEILHAQEEEMRQNVEELISTQEALALKSKNLEHQNKFITTSIYYAQNIQQAILPSREDLLSLLKGGFVIYRPKDIVSGDFYWLSRVEGKVIVAAVDCTGHGVPGAFMSMIGNTLLNQIINEKKATDPADILRLLDKSIYEDLNQQKTSNREGMDVCLCVIEYEQDKAKVMYGGAKRGLYYYHKDNLEELKGDRFSIGGWQSYTEKYFTSKELILDVGDRVYLSSDGFVDTPNPKRKSMGTKRLRQILQTSASLSMNEQQTAVENALNNFQQDAEQRDDILLIGVEL, from the coding sequence ATGCTAAAGTTGGCTAAAAGCTTTCATAACCTATCTATAAGATACAAACTATTTATTCCGCTGCTTGCCGTAATGCTCATCATTATTGCAAGTCAGTTTGTAATGCGTGGCTTTAACAGTGAATCAGTTGAGGAAACCAATAATTGGATCAACATTGCGGGGCGCAACCGGAGCCTGTCTATCAAAATATTGAGCCTAAGCCAACAAATTGCACATGGCGACCAAAGCGCCAAAAAAGAACTGGGTACTACTATCGCCGAATTAGAAACAGCACTACGGGTGCTACAACTAGGTGGCGAGGTCGTTTTTAATAATAAAGTAGTACATTTAAAGCCAGTCGAGTCAAGTGTCCTCCCCTTGTTCAATACCCTTCAGAAAGACTGGCAAGCCTACCAGGATCAAATACTCAAAATCAATACGGAATCTTTTGGAAAGTACACCCCTGCCCAGCAAAGAGTCATTATTCAAAAAGCGGTGGCTGCCAATAATAAATTTACTGCTACTAGTAACTTTATTATTGAAAAAGTAAATCTTACTAATAGAGCAAGTCAGCAAAAAGTAGCAGAGATGCGGCGCCTGGTCATACTAAGCAATGTATTTATTTTACTATTGGTGATTTATATTTTTTGGAAGTATGCTTTTCGCCCATTGCATAAGCTGAGCGAAGTGGCAAATAATATGGTTTTGGGCAACCTGGAAGAGGTGCTGGATATTGATCAAAAAGACGAAATAGGGCGCATAGCCAATGCTACAGCAGAGCTTGCTTATAATTTAAAAGAGGTGAAAACTTTTGTGAAGCACTTGGGGCAAGGCAACTATGATGTTCAGCTGGAGATGGAAACCAAAAACAGGGTAATTGCTGAGGGCAGCCTTTTTATGACACTGGTAGTAGCACGCGATCGTTTGCGTCAGTTGATGGAAGAAAACCAAAAGCAAACCTGGACAAGCCACGGACTGGCTGAGTTTGGTGATACTTTAAGTGCAGGCAATACCGACTTGAAAGACTTGACCAGTTCAGTGATAAGTCAGTTGGTTAAATATATGAATGGCAATCAAGGGGGATTGTTTTTGCTCAACGAAATTAAAGAAACTGCCGATAAACCTGCTCAAAAACAGCTAGAGCTGGTGAGCTGTTATGGCTACAGCGAAAAACGACGGAAAGACCGTAAAATACTGTTAGACGATAACTTTGGCGGAGGGTTGTTGGGGCAAGCGCTCATAGAGAAAGGTACTATACACCAAATAAAAGTGCCAGCTGATTACTTTGAGGTGTCGTTGGGTATGGATGAAATTGCCAACGGTAATATACTTATTGTGCCTTTGATCTCAAACCAAGTGGAGATAGGTGTGCTGGAGATAGGTTCATTCATTGAGTTTGAAAATCATCAAATAGAGTTTGTCGAGAATCTTGCCGATAGAATTGCTTCTACTATTTTGAACATTCAGGCGGGGGTCAAAACAACGTACTTGTTGATGGAGGCTGAAGAGCAAAAAGATATTTTACAGGCGCAAGAAGAGGAAATGCGCCAAAATGTAGAAGAGCTGAGGTCGATTCATGAGGTGATGGAGAAAAAACAAAAAGAGTTAGAACTTCAGAATCAACGGATCAAGTCGAGCGAGCTGGTATTGAAAAAGGCGTTAAAGCAGCTTGGAGAGCAAAAAATTGAATTAGAAGAAACCAATGAAATTTTACACGCGCAAGAAGAAGAGATGCGCCAAAATGTAGAAGAGTTGATCAGTACCCAAGAGGCACTAGCCCTGAAAAGTAAAAACCTTGAACATCAAAACAAATTTATTACTACCAGTATTTATTATGCACAAAATATCCAGCAAGCCATTTTGCCCAGCCGAGAAGACCTGTTGAGCTTATTGAAAGGTGGCTTTGTGATTTATCGCCCCAAAGATATTGTATCAGGTGATTTTTACTGGTTGAGTAGAGTAGAGGGAAAAGTGATTGTAGCAGCGGTTGATTGTACCGGACATGGAGTGCCAGGGGCTTTTATGAGTATGATAGGCAACACATTGCTTAACCAGATCATTAATGAGAAAAAAGCAACTGATCCGGCAGATATTTTAAGGTTGCTCGATAAGAGTATTTATGAAGACCTGAACCAACAAAAAACAAGTAATCGTGAAGGAATGGATGTTTGTTTGTGTGTGATTGAGTATGAACAGGATAAGGCAAAAGTAATGTATGGAGGGGCTAAGCGAGGTTTGTACTATTACCATAAAGACAACCTGGAAGAGTTAAAGGGAGACCGTTTTTCTATAGGTGGTTGGCAGTCTTACACAGAAAAATACTTTACGTCTAAAGAATTAATTTTAGATGTGGGCGATCGTGTTTATCTCTCATCCGACGGTTTTGTAGATACCCCCAACCCTAAACGCAAAAGCATGGGTACCAAACGGCTGAGGCAAATTCTACAAACCAGTGCCAGTTTGTCAATGAATGAGCAACAAACTGCAGTAGAAAACGCATTGAATAACTTTCAACAAGACGCAGAACAAAGAGATGATATATTGTTGATCGGGGTTGAACTCTAA